A portion of the Candidatus Woesearchaeota archaeon genome contains these proteins:
- a CDS encoding phospho-N-acetylmuramoyl-pentapeptide-transferase, translated as MTLFTFNVIKVLGSAAMASAIAALWCPLLINFLYKNKLWKKEARIKAISGENATVFYDLHKERETKVPRFGGLLIWITVVLVIFILYWFPGFNFLSRSQTWLPLFTLIVASLVGFLDDFLQVFGKGKYIGGGLSLKKRIFIVILIGFIGSIWFYQKLGWDVITIPLIGSISVGYFYIPIFILVMTATWSGGIIDGLDGLAGGTFASIFGAFTIIAFSQGKVDLATFCAVITGALLTFLWFNIPPARFYMGETGILGLTTTLSVVAFLTDSVFVLPIIAGLLVLETGSVIVQLLSKKFRKKKIFLSSPIHHHFEAIGWPQYKITMRAWIVGIVLAIIGVAIRLIN; from the coding sequence ATGACACTATTTACTTTTAATGTTATTAAAGTTTTAGGTTCGGCGGCTATGGCCTCAGCTATAGCTGCTCTTTGGTGTCCCTTATTAATTAATTTTTTGTATAAGAATAAACTTTGGAAAAAGGAAGCAAGAATAAAAGCGATAAGCGGTGAAAATGCTACTGTTTTTTATGACCTTCACAAAGAGAGAGAGACAAAAGTTCCTCGTTTTGGAGGACTTTTAATCTGGATAACAGTAGTTTTAGTTATTTTTATTTTATATTGGTTTCCTGGTTTTAATTTTTTATCAAGAAGTCAAACATGGTTGCCATTGTTTACTTTAATAGTTGCTTCATTGGTCGGATTTTTAGATGATTTTTTACAAGTTTTTGGAAAAGGAAAATATATTGGCGGAGGACTTTCATTAAAAAAAAGAATTTTTATTGTAATTTTAATCGGATTTATCGGCAGTATTTGGTTTTATCAAAAATTAGGATGGGATGTAATTACGATTCCTCTTATTGGCAGTATTTCTGTTGGATATTTTTATATTCCGATTTTTATTTTGGTAATGACGGCTACTTGGTCAGGAGGAATTATAGATGGATTAGATGGGTTGGCCGGGGGGACTTTTGCTTCAATTTTTGGAGCATTTACAATAATCGCTTTTTCCCAAGGAAAAGTGGATTTGGCTACTTTTTGTGCTGTAATTACGGGAGCTTTGCTCACCTTTTTATGGTTTAATATACCTCCCGCTAGATTTTATATGGGAGAAACCGGCATATTGGGTCTGACTACCACATTATCAGTAGTGGCTTTTTTGACTGATTCTGTTTTTGTCTTGCCAATTATTGCCGGACTTTTAGTCTTAGAAACTGGGTCTGTGATAGTTCAGCTTTTATCAAAGAAATTTAGAAAGAAAAAAATATTTCTTTCTTCTCCGATACATCATCATTTTGAAGCGATTGGATGGCCACAATATAAAATTACTATGCGGGCATGGATTGTTGGGATAGTTTTGGCGATTATTGGAGTTGCCATAAGATTAATAAATTAA
- the aspS gene encoding aspartate--tRNA ligase, producing MPRFLVKDTAKHIGEKVKVAGWVNSRRAHGKILFIDLRDRSGVLQVVFVPSNKEVYELAQNLRPEWVVEITGQIVKRPENMINPKIKTGEVELSVESLNILSEAQTLPFSIDQSGYEINEEIRMKYRYLDLRRERLKNNLIARNTVIKFIRDFLDKEDFVEIETPMLTKSTPEGSRDFIVPSRLHPGSFYALPQSPQQYKQLLQVAGFERYFQIARCLRDEDPRGDRQIEHTQLDLEMSFVEQEDIINLTERLFITLIKNLYPNKKIQEVPFPRLSYKEAMKKYNSDKPDLRKNKSDKDLLAFCWVIDFPFFEKDDNGGWTFTHNPFSAAKPEFKEDLLNKKNIGDILTTQYDIVLNGSEVGGGSIRNHKPEAVESVFEIIGYKKEEIKEKFGHMLEAFTYGAPPHGGIAPGIDRILSILHSEPNIREVIAFPKTGDGRDLMMQAPSEIYKKQLEELHIRVSSAKPKNPKKLTGKKLRKPAKNKSNG from the coding sequence ATGCCTAGATTTTTAGTAAAAGACACAGCAAAACATATAGGAGAAAAAGTAAAAGTTGCCGGCTGGGTAAACAGCAGAAGGGCCCACGGTAAAATTTTATTCATTGACCTCCGCGACAGAAGCGGAGTTTTGCAAGTAGTTTTTGTTCCATCAAATAAAGAGGTTTATGAATTGGCTCAAAACTTAAGGCCAGAATGGGTGGTGGAAATAACAGGTCAAATTGTAAAGAGACCGGAAAATATGATAAACCCAAAAATTAAAACAGGGGAAGTTGAGCTTTCAGTGGAATCTTTAAATATTTTGTCAGAAGCGCAAACTTTGCCTTTTTCAATTGACCAGTCAGGTTATGAAATAAACGAAGAAATAAGAATGAAGTATAGATATTTGGATTTAAGAAGAGAAAGATTAAAAAATAATCTTATAGCTCGCAACACGGTCATAAAATTTATTAGAGATTTTTTAGACAAAGAAGATTTTGTTGAAATTGAAACGCCAATGCTTACAAAATCAACGCCCGAGGGGTCAAGAGATTTTATTGTTCCTTCAAGATTACATCCGGGGAGTTTTTATGCTCTTCCGCAATCTCCACAGCAATACAAACAACTTTTACAAGTTGCAGGTTTTGAAAGATATTTTCAAATAGCTCGTTGTTTAAGAGATGAAGACCCAAGAGGTGACCGCCAAATAGAACACACTCAGCTTGATTTGGAAATGAGTTTTGTTGAACAAGAAGACATAATAAATTTAACCGAAAGACTTTTTATAACTTTAATTAAAAATCTGTATCCGAATAAAAAAATTCAGGAAGTTCCTTTTCCAAGATTAAGTTACAAGGAGGCAATGAAAAAATATAATTCAGATAAGCCGGACCTCCGCAAAAATAAATCAGATAAAGACCTCCTGGCATTTTGCTGGGTAATTGACTTTCCATTTTTTGAAAAGGATGATAACGGCGGCTGGACTTTTACCCACAATCCCTTTTCTGCGGCAAAGCCAGAATTTAAAGAAGATTTGTTAAATAAAAAAAACATAGGAGATATTTTAACAACTCAATATGATATTGTGCTAAATGGATCAGAGGTAGGAGGTGGAAGCATTAGAAATCACAAGCCGGAAGCAGTGGAATCTGTATTTGAAATAATTGGTTACAAAAAAGAAGAGATTAAAGAAAAATTCGGACATATGTTGGAGGCCTTCACTTATGGAGCTCCGCCCCATGGAGGAATTGCTCCTGGTATTGATAGAATTTTATCTATTCTGCATTCAGAACCAAACATCAGAGAAGTAATTGCTTTCCCCAAAACGGGAGACGGAAGGGATTTAATGATGCAGGCTCCCAGCGAGATTTATAAAAAACAATTAGAAGAGTTGCACATACGAGTTAGTTCTGCCAAACCTAAAAATCCCAAAAAATTGACGGGCAAAAAATTACGTAAACCCGCTAAAAATAAGTCCAATGGATAA
- a CDS encoding elongation factor P — protein MLTHTDLKKGTRFIYEGQPWEVLEAQLLKMAQRRPVIQSKIKNLINGTVKEKNFQQGDVFQEAELEKKNIKFLYSNKGQYFFCEENDPKNRFSFTEDQIGKQAKFFKPNSLVEGILFDDKIINISASIKVQLKVKESPPGLKGDRAQGGTKLAILESGAEVQVPLFIEEGDVIEVNTELGEYVKRV, from the coding sequence ATGCTTACTCATACAGATTTAAAAAAAGGAACGAGATTTATTTATGAAGGCCAACCCTGGGAAGTTTTAGAAGCCCAGCTTTTAAAAATGGCTCAAAGAAGGCCTGTTATTCAAAGTAAAATCAAAAATCTTATAAATGGCACTGTAAAAGAAAAAAACTTTCAGCAAGGAGATGTATTTCAAGAAGCAGAATTAGAAAAGAAAAATATCAAATTTTTATATTCCAACAAAGGTCAATATTTTTTTTGTGAAGAGAACGACCCTAAAAACCGATTTTCTTTCACAGAAGACCAAATTGGTAAACAAGCGAAGTTTTTTAAACCTAATTCTCTCGTTGAAGGCATACTTTTTGATGATAAGATAATTAATATTTCGGCCTCTATAAAAGTCCAACTAAAAGTTAAAGAATCTCCTCCAGGACTTAAGGGAGACCGAGCCCAAGGAGGCACAAAATTAGCCATATTAGAATCGGGAGCCGAAGTACAAGTTCCACTCTTTATTGAAGAAGGAGATGTTATTGAAGTAAACACAGAACTTGGCGAATATGTAAAAAGAGTATAA
- a CDS encoding serine hydrolase, which yields MDKINIRSLAKNILLFAVFIFLVATIIGALQWFFGSLYGFFEKKVALNYQNSLASLAGSSTVQNLSPYRNWQIEDLKIDAEAAISVETDLLVQKKVLFKKNETKILPIASLSKLMTALVVLNNYDLKEKITITESDVLQEGEQGDLKAGQTLSAKDLLYTTLIESSNDATFALSSVMGQDKFVDLMNKEANNIGLQNTHFADSSGLDERSYSTAKDLVVLTEHLLNKYPLVWQIIGLKEYDLYLDNGQLHHKLINTNKLLGEIPEVIGGKTGFTNYAKGTFLVVEKSPVEGNYLIHVVLGSADRLEEMKKIINWLNVAYKW from the coding sequence ATGGATAAGATTAATATACGATCATTAGCTAAAAATATATTATTGTTCGCCGTGTTTATTTTTTTAGTGGCAACAATTATAGGAGCTCTTCAGTGGTTCTTTGGAAGTTTGTATGGATTTTTTGAAAAAAAGGTAGCCTTAAATTATCAAAACTCTTTGGCTAGCTTGGCTGGATCTTCTACTGTTCAAAATTTATCTCCATACAGAAATTGGCAAATAGAGGATTTAAAGATTGATGCAGAGGCAGCCATTTCAGTTGAGACGGATTTATTAGTGCAAAAAAAAGTTCTTTTTAAAAAAAATGAAACAAAAATTCTGCCGATAGCCAGTTTGTCAAAACTTATGACGGCCTTAGTAGTTTTAAATAATTATGATTTGAAAGAAAAAATAACCATAACAGAATCAGATGTTTTACAAGAAGGCGAGCAGGGTGATTTAAAAGCGGGGCAAACGCTTTCAGCAAAAGACCTTTTGTATACAACTCTAATTGAATCCAGTAATGACGCGACTTTCGCCTTGTCCTCTGTTATGGGACAAGACAAATTTGTAGATTTAATGAATAAAGAAGCCAATAATATAGGTCTTCAGAACACTCATTTTGCAGATTCCAGCGGATTAGACGAGAGGTCTTATTCTACGGCAAAAGATTTGGTAGTTCTTACAGAACATTTATTAAATAAATATCCATTAGTTTGGCAAATCATAGGGTTAAAAGAATATGATTTATATTTAGATAATGGCCAACTGCATCATAAATTGATAAATACCAATAAGCTTTTAGGAGAAATACCAGAAGTTATTGGCGGTAAAACTGGTTTTACAAATTATGCCAAAGGCACTTTTCTTGTAGTTGAGAAAAGTCCGGTTGAAGGAAATTATTTAATACATGTTGTTTTGGGTTCTGCAGACAGATTGGAAGAAATGAAAAAAATAATTAATTGGTTAAACGTTGCTTATAAGTGGTAA
- the murD gene encoding UDP-N-acetylmuramoyl-L-alanine--D-glutamate ligase: protein MKSKPTIFEFTSYKFEPTQKRVFFNYKTEFKEKKDTLFFTETIILPETADFEKLPIGFLNKIFESLHLVLGVSYWKSYCATKIKVNYSLSKEEAYFWNIVYKKGLGEFFYKNNLNPKISPKFSFKNNVKPIFYKLDKNNKCLVAVSGGKDSIVATELLKSQNFDITAFFVQTQKESDLVNEIIKISGIKSIKIKRILDKKIFEHHKYNGHVPVSAMYAFLGILCSALYKYSYCIMSNEYSSNFGNTEYKGETINHQWSKSSEFENLFSNYVKNFITPDIYYFSLLRPFYEIRIVELFSKYKKYFTNFSSCNNNFIIQQDKLRKKKNKDLWCKECPKCIFVFTLLSAFLSKKELIHIFKKNLYAEKKLIPLFNDILGFGKMKPFDCVGTFKEARVALYLGSKKFKNNLIINTFLPKIKKSESLIKDVFGTNLSLNIPSQFRFSGIKNVLILGYGREGKITEKYIKKNYPNLKIGVADIKLDKNYLKKQKDYDMAIKSPGIPKSFVKINYTTATNIFFSEIKELGNKTIGITGSKGKSTTARLIYFILKESGKNVRILGNIGEPMLKVFLEPIKKDQIFVLELSSYQLDDINFSPNIAVVTNLFKEHMDYHLGAENYYLAKQNIINFQSKNDIFVYNPKYKKLVSWAKESYSKTIPFVRNIPLENLNIPLIGEHNKENIRAAITVAKIFKVPDSVIKRAIENFSGLPHRLEFVGEFAGIKFYDDGSSTNPESAISAIKSLKNIDTIFLGGQDRGYDFSQLEKTIKKYKIRNIVLFPDSGNKILKSQRNLNVLHTSKMEEAVKFAYKNTKKGSICLLSGGSPSYSLWKDFEDKGNQFKLMVKKNKH, encoded by the coding sequence ATGAAGTCAAAACCAACTATTTTTGAGTTCACTTCTTATAAATTTGAGCCCACTCAAAAAAGAGTTTTTTTTAATTACAAAACGGAATTTAAAGAAAAAAAAGATACTCTTTTTTTTACAGAAACCATAATTTTGCCAGAAACGGCTGATTTTGAAAAATTACCGATAGGGTTTTTAAATAAGATATTTGAAAGCTTGCATTTAGTACTGGGCGTTAGTTATTGGAAATCTTATTGTGCGACAAAGATAAAAGTAAATTATTCATTATCAAAAGAGGAAGCCTATTTTTGGAATATAGTTTACAAAAAAGGATTAGGCGAATTTTTTTATAAAAATAATCTTAATCCTAAAATTTCTCCCAAGTTTTCGTTTAAAAACAATGTAAAACCAATTTTTTATAAATTAGATAAAAATAATAAATGTCTTGTTGCTGTCAGTGGGGGAAAGGATTCAATAGTAGCAACAGAGCTTTTAAAGAGTCAAAATTTTGATATTACGGCTTTTTTTGTACAAACACAAAAAGAGTCAGATCTTGTTAATGAAATAATAAAAATATCAGGAATAAAATCGATAAAAATAAAAAGAATATTGGACAAAAAGATATTTGAACATCATAAATACAACGGCCATGTCCCTGTCTCCGCCATGTATGCTTTCTTGGGTATTTTATGCTCTGCCTTATATAAGTATTCTTATTGTATTATGTCCAATGAATACAGCAGTAATTTTGGTAATACAGAATATAAGGGAGAAACTATAAACCATCAGTGGAGCAAATCTTCAGAATTCGAAAACCTGTTTTCAAATTACGTTAAAAATTTTATAACTCCGGATATTTATTATTTTTCTTTATTAAGACCGTTCTATGAAATTCGTATAGTGGAACTTTTTTCAAAATATAAAAAATATTTTACTAATTTTTCCAGTTGCAATAATAATTTTATAATTCAACAAGATAAATTACGCAAAAAGAAAAATAAGGATTTGTGGTGCAAAGAATGTCCAAAATGTATTTTTGTGTTTACTTTATTATCTGCTTTTTTGTCTAAAAAAGAGCTGATTCACATTTTTAAAAAAAATCTCTATGCTGAAAAAAAATTAATACCTTTATTTAATGACATCCTTGGCTTTGGCAAAATGAAACCATTTGATTGCGTGGGAACTTTTAAAGAAGCGAGGGTAGCTTTATATCTGGGTTCTAAAAAATTTAAAAATAATTTAATTATTAATACATTTTTGCCTAAAATAAAAAAATCAGAATCTTTAATAAAGGATGTCTTTGGCACTAATTTGTCGCTAAATATTCCTAGCCAGTTTAGATTTTCGGGCATAAAAAATGTCTTAATCTTAGGATATGGCAGAGAAGGTAAAATTACAGAAAAGTATATTAAAAAAAATTACCCTAATTTAAAAATTGGGGTAGCCGACATTAAATTAGATAAAAATTATTTAAAAAAGCAAAAAGATTACGATATGGCTATAAAGAGCCCAGGAATTCCTAAGAGTTTTGTGAAAATTAATTATACGACAGCTACAAATATATTTTTTTCTGAAATTAAAGAATTAGGAAACAAAACAATTGGTATTACAGGAAGCAAAGGGAAAAGCACAACCGCGCGTCTTATTTACTTTATTTTAAAAGAGTCTGGAAAAAATGTGAGAATTTTGGGCAATATTGGAGAACCAATGCTTAAAGTGTTTTTAGAACCAATTAAAAAAGACCAGATATTTGTATTAGAGCTTTCAAGTTATCAATTAGATGATATTAATTTTTCTCCCAATATTGCAGTGGTTACCAACTTGTTTAAAGAGCATATGGATTATCATTTGGGGGCAGAAAATTATTATTTAGCCAAGCAAAATATAATTAATTTTCAAAGTAAGAATGATATTTTTGTTTATAACCCAAAATATAAAAAACTAGTTTCCTGGGCTAAAGAATCTTATTCAAAGACAATTCCGTTTGTGAGAAACATTCCATTGGAGAATTTGAACATTCCTTTAATTGGAGAACATAACAAAGAAAATATTAGAGCGGCAATTACAGTTGCCAAAATTTTTAAAGTTCCAGACAGTGTAATAAAAAGAGCAATAGAAAATTTTAGCGGTTTGCCACACAGATTAGAGTTTGTTGGGGAATTCGCCGGCATTAAATTTTATGATGACGGCAGTTCAACTAATCCAGAATCGGCAATATCGGCAATTAAATCTCTTAAAAATATTGATACGATTTTTCTTGGAGGTCAAGACAGGGGATATGATTTTTCACAATTGGAAAAAACAATTAAAAAATATAAAATAAGAAATATAGTATTATTTCCCGACAGCGGAAATAAAATTTTAAAATCACAAAGAAATCTTAACGTACTGCATACTTCTAAAATGGAAGAAGCGGTTAAATTTGCTTACAAAAACACCAAAAAGGGAAGTATATGCCTGTTATCGGGGGGCTCGCCAAGCTATTCTTTGTGGAAAGATTTTGAAGACAAGGGAAATCAATTTAAATTAATGGTCAAAAAAAATAAGCATTAA
- the thpR gene encoding RNA 2',3'-cyclic phosphodiesterase, protein MKIKHRIFIAINLPSDIKKQLNLYKDKWQELPAKWTNLGNMHITLEFLGNLTDEELGEVCMAVKEVSEKHKFFSINLNKIIYGPFQLHLGQAPKMIWAKGENSKELSFLKADLEDKLFKIVRLAPETKLFYPHVTLARIIGWEWKKIDPIERPEVNENIDFVFTVESIEVMESVFKKSGPEYTVIESHNLKV, encoded by the coding sequence ATGAAAATAAAACACCGTATTTTTATCGCTATAAATTTACCGAGCGACATTAAAAAGCAACTGAACTTATATAAAGACAAATGGCAAGAACTACCGGCAAAATGGACTAATTTGGGCAATATGCATATTACTTTAGAGTTCTTGGGAAATTTAACAGACGAAGAATTAGGAGAAGTATGCATGGCTGTTAAAGAGGTTTCAGAAAAACATAAATTTTTTAGTATCAATTTAAATAAAATTATTTATGGACCATTTCAACTTCATTTGGGGCAGGCTCCTAAAATGATTTGGGCTAAGGGAGAGAACTCAAAAGAATTATCATTTTTAAAGGCTGACCTGGAAGATAAATTATTTAAAATTGTACGGCTTGCTCCGGAAACTAAATTATTCTATCCTCACGTTACTTTAGCTAGAATTATTGGTTGGGAATGGAAAAAAATTGATCCGATAGAAAGACCAGAAGTTAATGAAAATATAGATTTTGTTTTTACGGTTGAATCAATTGAAGTTATGGAAAGCGTTTTTAAGAAAAGCGGACCGGAATATACAGTGATAGAATCGCATAATTTAAAAGTTTAA
- the tyrS gene encoding tyrosine--tRNA ligase: MINTNSEKIDEILKRGVEEVIERESLEKKLKSGKKLRIKLGIDPTSPNMHVGRAIPLLKLKDFQKLGHKIVLIIGDFTGIIGDTSDKESERPMLDTKTIKENMKTYAKQAGKILDMKKCELRYNSSWLKKLGFVEIGRMADLFGLHEFESRENISLRLREGKRVSVRELLYPIMQGYDSVAVKADVELGGTDQRFNLLSGREIQRYYNQEPQNIMTNPLIEGTDGRKMSSSRGNTINLLDNAKEMFGKTMSLPDELIIKYFLLTTRLPMSKIEEIKKMSNPRDQKSRLAYEIVKMYHGEKEAQKTEDEFNKTFRDKNPTFTEFKIEKKEVPILDLLVETNLTPSKNEAKRLILQKAVKINGEVQEDWQKIIKIVTGTKIQVGPRKFLELI, from the coding sequence ATGATTAACACAAATTCTGAAAAAATAGACGAAATACTTAAAAGGGGAGTTGAGGAAGTTATTGAAAGGGAAAGCTTGGAAAAAAAACTAAAATCTGGCAAGAAATTAAGGATAAAATTAGGCATTGACCCCACAAGTCCCAATATGCATGTTGGCAGGGCTATACCTTTGCTTAAGTTAAAAGATTTTCAGAAACTTGGACATAAAATAGTTTTAATCATAGGTGATTTTACTGGAATTATTGGAGATACCTCTGACAAAGAGAGCGAACGACCAATGCTGGATACGAAGACCATAAAAGAAAATATGAAAACATATGCAAAGCAGGCCGGAAAAATTTTAGACATGAAAAAGTGCGAATTGAGATATAATTCCAGTTGGTTGAAAAAACTTGGATTTGTGGAAATTGGAAGAATGGCTGATTTGTTTGGCTTGCATGAATTTGAAAGCAGAGAAAATATCAGTTTAAGATTGCGTGAAGGCAAGCGAGTATCTGTGCGTGAATTGTTGTATCCAATTATGCAAGGATATGATTCCGTTGCAGTAAAAGCCGATGTGGAACTTGGTGGAACTGACCAGCGTTTTAATTTATTATCCGGTAGGGAAATTCAGAGGTATTATAATCAGGAGCCTCAGAATATTATGACAAATCCATTGATTGAAGGGACCGATGGCCGAAAAATGAGCTCAAGTCGGGGCAATACCATAAACCTTTTGGATAATGCAAAAGAAATGTTTGGAAAAACAATGTCGCTACCAGATGAGTTAATTATAAAGTACTTTTTACTGACTACACGCCTACCAATGTCTAAAATTGAGGAAATTAAAAAAATGTCAAATCCAAGAGACCAAAAATCAAGATTAGCTTATGAAATTGTAAAAATGTATCACGGAGAGAAAGAAGCCCAAAAAACAGAAGATGAATTTAATAAAACTTTTCGTGATAAAAACCCGACTTTTACGGAGTTTAAGATAGAAAAAAAAGAAGTTCCCATTCTTGATTTATTAGTAGAAACTAATTTAACGCCTTCAAAAAACGAAGCAAAAAGACTAATTTTACAAAAAGCGGTAAAAATAAATGGAGAAGTTCAAGAAGATTGGCAAAAAATTATTAAAATAGTTACGGGAACAAAAATTCAAGTCGGTCCCAGAAAATTTTTAGAATTAATTTAA
- the murC gene encoding UDP-N-acetylmuramate--L-alanine ligase encodes MKIHFIGIGGIGVSALSQYYLSKGHVVSGSDLASSEITELLREKGIKIIIGPHSEYNLSTDANLVIFSPAVRPDNPEYKKAKELKIKLQSYPEALGDLTRQYFTIAVSGTHGKSTTTSMIALVLEKSGLDPTVIVGTKIKEFGNHALSPAEGTNFRAGKSKILVIEADEHFASFLNYWPKIIVLTNIEKEHLDYYKNLNNIKKTYKSYLSHLKEGDILVANKEDKNINKITKKNKYEITFYSIKQKESKKFKRILKIPGKHNIYNALATLTVARTLGVPDKTSFDVLSKYRGSWRRFDLKQGSVEGKKIIVISDYGHHPTEVSATLKSIREKYPKKKIWCVFQPHQYQRTYYLFENFVKTFKSLKIDNIIITDIFDVAGREKNKINIEVNSEELVKKINKNNVRYLLLCDIESHIKENIKSGEILVIMGAGDIYKLADKF; translated from the coding sequence ATGAAAATTCACTTTATCGGTATTGGGGGGATAGGTGTTTCAGCATTATCTCAATATTATTTATCAAAAGGGCATGTTGTCAGTGGTTCTGATTTGGCATCTTCTGAAATTACAGAACTCTTAAGAGAAAAGGGAATTAAAATTATTATTGGTCCTCATTCTGAATATAATTTAAGCACTGATGCTAACTTAGTTATTTTCAGTCCTGCAGTAAGACCGGATAATCCAGAATACAAAAAAGCAAAAGAGTTAAAAATCAAACTGCAAAGTTATCCGGAGGCTTTGGGAGACCTAACAAGACAATATTTTACAATTGCTGTTTCTGGTACTCACGGAAAAAGCACTACAACATCAATGATTGCTTTGGTTTTAGAAAAATCAGGTCTTGACCCAACTGTTATCGTGGGCACAAAAATTAAAGAATTTGGAAATCATGCCCTGAGTCCTGCCGAAGGGACAAATTTTAGAGCAGGCAAAAGCAAAATATTGGTTATTGAAGCAGATGAACATTTTGCTTCATTTTTGAATTATTGGCCTAAAATTATTGTGTTAACAAATATTGAAAAAGAACACTTGGATTACTATAAAAATTTAAATAATATTAAAAAAACCTATAAATCGTATTTAAGCCACCTAAAGGAAGGCGATATTTTAGTAGCTAATAAAGAAGATAAAAATATTAATAAAATAACTAAAAAAAATAAATACGAAATAACTTTTTATTCAATAAAACAAAAAGAATCAAAAAAGTTTAAAAGAATATTAAAAATACCAGGGAAACACAATATTTATAATGCATTGGCTACTTTAACAGTAGCAAGAACTTTGGGAGTTCCAGATAAAACATCTTTTGATGTTCTATCAAAATACAGAGGATCATGGAGAAGGTTTGATTTAAAGCAGGGAAGTGTCGAAGGCAAGAAAATTATAGTCATATCTGATTATGGACACCACCCAACCGAAGTTTCAGCAACTCTAAAATCTATAAGAGAAAAATACCCAAAGAAAAAAATTTGGTGTGTTTTTCAGCCACATCAGTATCAAAGGACATATTATTTATTTGAAAATTTTGTAAAAACTTTTAAATCTTTAAAAATAGACAATATTATAATTACTGATATTTTTGATGTTGCCGGACGAGAAAAAAATAAGATTAATATTGAAGTAAATTCAGAAGAATTAGTTAAAAAAATTAATAAAAATAATGTTAGGTATCTTTTATTGTGCGACATAGAAAGCCATATTAAAGAAAATATAAAGAGTGGAGAAATTTTGGTAATTATGGGTGCTGGTGATATTTATAAACTGGCAGACAAGTTTTAA
- a CDS encoding DPP IV N-terminal domain-containing protein translates to MKKITLIFSLICLIIGLNINLLQADQWQNRSWKSNPKWSPRGDKICFVLTETNESWESHKKSLCVINDDGTNLKKLPDTYHVLNDNFYWSPNGNGIAFVKRGPSTDDSGVYVIGKSGSNLRQLAKIEYCHSQLSWSPDGKQIAFTKVSHSGIDNTPNLEEICLMGSNGVFRKLTNGSHPVWSPDGKQIAFTFEKMNGISSMGYTIGVVNVDEGTEYHFTAKEAWITELSPDDRICWLSDSSKFFFTSREYIFSINAKDSANRNLAVYNGVNEFSSDLSLFPDEKKLVFNNNFGICVMDLSHSRTYRSYGLNKTLEHTGAKISLKTIKNIGNNREDKHPSLSPDGKKIAFVRNGEIWTMNPDGSKQTQITTGETTEKIARK, encoded by the coding sequence GTGAAAAAGATAACCTTGATATTCTCGCTGATTTGCCTAATTATTGGGCTAAACATCAACCTGCTGCAAGCAGACCAATGGCAAAATCGATCCTGGAAATCCAATCCCAAATGGTCTCCTCGCGGAGACAAGATTTGTTTCGTCTTAACCGAGACAAACGAATCATGGGAAAGTCACAAAAAAAGTCTCTGCGTAATAAACGACGACGGGACTAATCTGAAAAAACTTCCGGATACTTACCATGTTTTGAATGACAATTTTTATTGGTCTCCCAACGGAAACGGGATAGCCTTTGTAAAAAGAGGGCCTTCCACTGACGATAGCGGCGTTTACGTGATCGGCAAAAGCGGATCAAATCTTCGCCAGCTAGCTAAAATTGAGTATTGTCATAGCCAGCTTTCGTGGTCACCGGACGGAAAGCAAATTGCTTTTACGAAGGTTTCTCACAGCGGTATCGACAATACGCCCAATTTAGAGGAAATTTGCCTGATGGGTTCTAACGGAGTATTCCGTAAATTGACAAACGGCAGTCATCCTGTTTGGTCGCCGGACGGAAAGCAAATTGCTTTCACATTTGAAAAAATGAACGGCATCTCCTCAATGGGATACACCATTGGCGTCGTGAACGTTGATGAAGGAACAGAATACCATTTCACGGCAAAAGAAGCCTGGATTACCGAGCTCTCCCCTGATGATAGAATTTGCTGGCTGTCAGACAGCAGTAAATTTTTTTTCACATCAAGAGAGTATATCTTTTCAATAAACGCCAAGGACAGCGCAAACCGCAACCTTGCCGTTTACAACGGAGTAAACGAGTTCTCTTCCGACTTGTCTTTGTTCCCAGACGAAAAAAAACTGGTTTTCAACAACAACTTCGGCATCTGCGTGATGGATTTAAGCCATAGTCGTACTTACAGAAGCTACGGCTTAAACAAAACGCTTGAACACACCGGAGCGAAAATCAGTCTAAAAACTATAAAAAACATCGGCAACAACAGAGAAGACAAACATCCTTCGTTGTCACCCGATGGAAAAAAAATAGCATTCGTGAGGAACGGAGAGATTTGGACCATGAACCCCGACGGTTCAAAACAAACCCAAATCACAACTGGCGAAACGACCGAAAAAATCGCCAGGAAATAA